In the genome of Candidatus Eisenbacteria bacterium, the window TGGCTGGCTGGCGCGCTCGGTGTGTTCTGGGCGCTCGCCGTGGTCGTCGCACGGTCGGGGATCGCGGGAGCATTCCGCGTGCCGGCACCGCTGGTGCCGGAAACGCTCCAGGCGCTGCTCATCTTCTCGCTGGGGGTGTTGCTGACGTTCCCGATTCAGGTGCTCGCCGGGTCGCTCCAGGGATTCGAGCGACTTGATCTCTCGAACCTGTGCATGGTGCTGGGTGTCGCCGTCCACATCGTGGCTCTCTACCTGGGGCTGACGGTTGGGGGAGGCCTGCGTGAGGTGGCGTTGGCGGGCGTGCTTGGGCAGGCGGTCAGCGGACTGCTCTCCGCCTTGCTCGTGGTCGTCCTGGTCAGAAGGGTTCGGCCAGGCACGGGGAGGCCTGGGCCGAAGTGGCGTGAGCTGCTTCACTTCGGCGCCGCGCTCCAGATGACGAACATCCTGTCCGTGCTGCAGTTGCAGGTCGGCAAGATCATGCTGGGTCTGCTCGGAACGCTCGCGATGGTCGCGGACTACGAGTTGGCGTTTCGGGTCGCGAGCGGAGTCGCCGGAATTCCTTATCTGATCCTGGCGGCGCTGATCCCCACTGTATCCCGCGTGTGGAAGAGCGACGGTCCCCAGGCCGTGACCTCGCTGTTCACGACCTCGCTGCGCTGGCTCTACACTCACACCACCATCACTCTGGGCATGCTCTGGCTCCTGGCCCCCGACATCACGAGAGTCTGGCTGGGTCCGAAGCACGACCACGTGGCGGTGTTCATCCGCTTGTGGGCCATCTCCTATGCGGCGGACCTGGCATGGAGCCCGGCCACCGCCGTCGCCCGCGGAATGGGCAAACCCTGGATCGAGGTGGGGAGCCTGATCGCGACGGTGATCATGAACGCCGCTCTCGGCTACTGGTGGGTTCCGCTCTACGGGACTTCCGGCGCCATTGCCGCCATGGCGTGCTCCTATTCGGCGGGCTTCGTCACCTACCTGGCGGTCTCGCGTCGCTTCGGAGTCACGTTCGGGCCATGGATCCGTCGTGAGCTCTTGCCGAGGGCGGCGGTCGCCTGGTTAGCCGTGGCGTTGTGCACGCTGGCTTTGGCCTCCGGTCCGTTGGCCGTTCGCTTTCCTTCGCCCGGATGGGCGCACGGAGCCCTGACCGCGGCCCTCTACCTCTCGGTTTTTGCCCTGTTCTTCCTGCCGTTCGGCGACACGCAGCGAATGTCCAGGGCGGTGTGGCACTTGGTCGCAGGGCTCACCCCGCGCGGCCGGGAGGTGGCGTCCTCGTGAGCACGCGCATCGAGGCCACTCCGTGGATGCCGGATGCGCGCTCTTGGCTGCTGCTTGCGGCCGTGGTGACGGTGGGTCTCACGTTCAACTGGATATTCGCCGCCGGGCTCATGGTCTTCGTGTTCGCTCAAATGGCTCGTCCCTTCCACTTCCTGTTGGCCTTCCTGCTGGTCGTCACGGGCGCGTCGTTCATCAGCAACTCCGGCGGCGGGCTCACGTTCCAGCTCAGCCTGCTCATGTCCGTGATGGTGTTCGCGTTCGTCTGTTACGTGCTCAACTTTCGAGACCGGGTCTTCAGCTTGTGCCTCTCTCCGCTAACCGTGCCGGTCGTGGCGTTCATAATGCTCTCGCTCGCGAACGCCGCGCGCGGAGTCCTGATGGGGAACCATCTCCGCAACCTGGGACTCGAATTCGTCGCCATCCTCGGCCTCGGGACGTCCCTGATCGTCGCCAATGCCTTCGACGCCAAGCGGGACCTGCGCTTCGCGACCATCGCCCTCATCGTGATCGCCCAGGTCGCATCGCTGTGGGGATTCCACTCGTTCGCCGAGGCCCAGACACGGACGGCGAACGCGTACACGGTTGCATTGCCCGGCATCGTGGCGATGTTGCTCGTCAACATGGCCCTGCGCTCGAAGAACCTGGCGACGGCATTCCTATGGGTCCTCTTGTCGGTCCCGCTCTTCCTCCATCAGCTCATCACCTTCGGCAGGGGCCTATGGACCGGCTGCTTCGCCGGTCTGATCGTGACGTTCCTCGTCTTCGGCGGGCGTGGCCTGGGGGCCAGAGCGAGATGGACACGCTCCATGGCGGTGGTCGGCCTGATCGCCGGTATCGGTCTGATCGGAGCCTTCCAGCTGGTCGTCGTCATGGGCCAGAGAGACCTGCTGCAGGACGCGGTGACGCGGCTCATGTCCATCGGTAGCACCAAAGAGGGGATCGAGACACGGTCCAACATGATCCGCCTGTTCGAATACGCGACGGTGATTCCCATCATCCTCAGCTCTCCATGGGTCGGGCAGGGACTCGGGTTCACGTTCGCCGTGGAAGAGCCATTCAGCAGGAAGTATGCGGACCAGTGGGGGGTGCATCAGAACTACCTCCTGGTGTGGCTCAAGCAAGGCGCCATCGGCCTCGCGCTCTTCATCTGGATGCTCTGGACGGCGACGGCAATGGGTGCCCGCGAGGCGCGGCGGCGAAGCGATCCGTGGGAGTCCACCTGGTTCGCCACGATCGCCGCAGGCACGGTCTTCCTGGCCGTTTTCTCACTGACCAATTATCCGTTCGCGGTCGTGAACGAGATGTTCCTGCTGGGCCTCCTTTGGGGAGCTGGCATGGCGATGGCTCGGACCGGCTCCCTGAGTCTCCGCTGGTCGTCCTCGCCCGTCGTTCGAACCGCCGACGCGCCGCGCGCCACGTGGTCGCAGAAGATCTTTCCGCGACGCCCCCGATGAGGAACGGAGTGAGTGACCTGAGCTCGATCGCGACCAGCCGCTTGCCGCGCGTCTGGATCCTCGGGCCCCGCGTCGATCACTATCGCACCGCGGTCTTCGACGGCATCCGTGAGCGCGGGCGTGCGGACCGTCGTTACGATCTCAGCGTCCTCGGGACCTTGCAGGATGGCCGGGCCTTCGGTGGTCAAGCGCGCGAATACTTCCGGTCGTGTCCTCAGACCGACTTCCGCGTCCTGGGGGCGTCCCTGTGTCGCTGGCCGGATGCCGAGAGGCTGGTCGAAGGCGAGCGGCCGGACGTCGTGGTGCTTGCAGCCAATCCGCGCAACACGACCACCTGGACCCTTCCTGCCCTGTGCCGGAGGCTCGGCATCCCCGTCGTGGGGTGGACCAAGCTCCACAGCTACTCGAGTCTCGCGCCCGTGATGCCGTTGATCAAACCCACTTACTACCGCCGCTTCACCCGCATGATCTGCTACGGGGAGTCGGGACGGCGAGAGCTCGTGGCGCTGGGCTATCCCGCCGAGCGGACGACGGTGGCTCACAACACGATCGACACACGAATGATCTTCACGGACGCGGAGCGGATTCGCGCGCGCTCGGAAGCGATTCGAAGCGAGCGTGGGTTGATCGGAAAGAGAATCCTGCTGAATATCGGGCGCATGAATCCGGACAAGCGCCATCGCGACTTGATCGAAGCCTGGCCGAGTTTGAAGGCGCTCGACTCCAGTCTGGTCATGGTGCTGGTGGGGGATGGGCCGCTCGCGACCGACCTTCGCGCTGCGGCAGCGGCGATGGACCCCGAGCGCATCCTGGTCACGGGCAGGGTGCCGGAGGGGGAGGACTACGCCTGGATCGCAGCCAGCGACATCTGCGTCTATCCCGGCGCCGTGGGTCTCGCCATCAACCAGAGCCTGGCTCTCGGGCGGCCGACGGTGATCGCCGACGAGCGGGGGTCCGACAGCGAGGTCCTGATCGGCCATGGACCCGGACAGACCGGCTGGCGATTCCCCCGGGGCGATCGTGCCCGCCTGGTGACCGCGGTGCGTTGGATCCTGGAGCACCCGGGCGAAGTCGCCACGGTGGCCGAGCGGGGCCGTGCACTGGTGCGCGATCAGTGGACTCTGGAAAACATGATCGACGCGATCGACGGGTGCATCCGCGAAACGCTGGCGGAGTTCACCGCCGGAAGCCGCGGTCATCCGAGCGCGGCTTGATCTGACTCCTTCGTTTATTCGTCCTTCCCAATCTCGAGGCTTTTCATGCGTATCGCCGTTTTCGGGCTGGGCTACGTCGGCGCGGTGTCTTGCGGGTGTCTTGCCGAACTCGGTCACTCGGTCGTGGGATGCGATGTCAGCGAGGCCAAGGTCGATCTGATCCGCGCCGGCAAGCCCCCCATCATCGAGGAGGGGCTCGAGGCGCTGCTCCAGAAGGCCATCGCGGACCGTCGTCTGGAGGCGACGCTCGACCCCGACGAAGCCGTCCGCAAGTCCGAGGTCGCCCTGGTCTGCGTCGGAACGCCGAGCACGCCGAGCGGAGGCGTGAACTCGGTCTACCTCGAAACGGCCAGCCGCCAGATCGGCGAGGCGATTCGAAAGCACCGGCCCGAGACCTATGCGATTCTGTCGCGCTCCACGAGTCTCCCCGAGATCCACCGTCGTCTCATCGAGATCCTCGAACGCTCATCCGGCCGCACCATGGGAAACGGTCTCGGATACGTCTGTCACCCGGAGTTCCTTCGGGAAGGCGTGAGCGTCCAGGACTTCTACCATCCGCCGAAGATCGTTTTCGGAGCGACGGACGAGACATCGAAGGAACAGTGCCGGAAGCTCTACCCCGGCATTGAGGCGCCGACGTTCTTCCTCACCGTCGATGAAGCCGCGATGGTCAAGTACGCCGACAACACGTTCCACGCCTTGAAGGTCACCTTCGGAAACGAGATGGGCATGATCTGCCGGACGCTCGGCGTGGACAGCCACCGCGTCATGGACGTCTTCTGCTCGGACACCAAGCTCAACATCTCCGCGAAATACCTGAAGCCGGGATTCGCGTTCGGCGGCTCCTGCCTCCCCAAGGACCTCCGAGGCATCCTCGACGCATCGCGCGCCACGGCGACTCCGCTGCCGATGCTCGCGGGAGCCCTGGCCAGCAACGATGTCCAGATCGCGGCGCTGCTCAAGCGCATCATGGGTGAGACGCGCTCGAAGGTCGGACTGGTGGGCCTGGCCTTCAAGGAAGGGACGGACGACGTTCGCGAGAGTCCGTTGGTGGCCCTCGTCGAGAACCTGAGCGGCAAGGGCCATGCGGTGAAGATCTTCGACCGGCACCTCAGCGTGCAGGGTCTTGTCGGGGCGAATCGATCGTTCGCGTTCTCGATGATCCCTCATCTGGAGGATCTGATGGCGCAGGACCTCGACGACGTTACGAGCTGGGCGGACGTGCTCGTCGTCAGTCATCGGCTCGAGCCCACGACGTGGTCGTCCGCGAAGTTTCGCGCAGGGCAGCGGATCATCGACCTGGTCAACATTCCGGAGCTTCGGAAGGTCGAGGGTTACGAAGGGCTCTACTGGTAGCCGAAACCGTCAGTCGAAGTGAGGATGCGCTCCCCGGCACCAGAGCTCGAGCATGAGCGCGGTGAGTGAGAACGGCTCGACTTCGTCGAGCGGGTAGCGGCCCTGAGAGAGCTCACGCGCGGCGCGAGGCTCGAGGACGCCTAGCTGAACCAGCGCCCCGTCCTCCAGGCGCCGGCCGTACTCCGCGAACAGGGCGTGATGCCAGGCGCGCACGGGCGGCTGGAATCCGCGCTTGCGACGATTCTTGACCCAGTCTGGCACGACGTCGTCGATGGCGGCTTTGAACCACGATTTGGGTGGAAGGTCGACATCCGTCTTGGTCTTCCTCAACCCGATCACGGTCTCGACCAATCGGTAGTCGACCAGCGGCAGACGGAGCTCGACGGAGTTGGCCATGCTGAGTCGATCCCCTCGCGCCATCCCGTTCTCCAGCAGATAGGTCCGGCAGATCAAACGCGTGATGGCGATGTCGATTTCCGACCAAGGCCTCGGTACGGTGAACAGATCGAAGGGGGACGATTCGCGAATCGATTCACGGAAGGATGTCGAATAGATCCTGGCCGCATAGCGCGCTCCCGTCCGGAACAAATCGGTGATGTCATAGAAAACCAAGCGATCGGGAGGGCTCAACCGGTCGCGATGATATTGGGCGATCGAGGTCTTCAGTCCGCCGAGCGACAGGAGCCAGTCGAGCAGGCCTCTTCGAGAACTGAGGCGGGGCCAGTGGAGCGATAGGTAATCTCGGAATCTCGAAGGGGGAACACGCGACTTTCGAAGCGACTGCCGCACGGCATCGGCCACCCACGTGTAGCCCCAGAACAACTCGTCGCCCCCCTGACCCTGCAAGAGGACCGGAACGCCCTGGTCCCGTGCCGCACGGGAGACCGACCAGTAACCGAAGCCCGACAGATCGGCGACCGGGTCGTCCTGCCATCGAATCAGATCGGGGAACCTCCGCACGATGTCTTCGGTCGGGATCTCGATTTCGTGAAACGGCATGCCGAGATGGTCGGCCAATGCCTTGGCATCCGAGCGCTCATCGGAGTGCGGGCGTCCGGAGTATCCGGCGCTGAAGGCGTGGAGAGTGCCGGGATATTGACGTGAGGCAAGAATGGCGATCGCGCTCGAGTCGAGCCCCCCGCTCAATGAGATGCCCACCGGAACATCGGAACGAACGACGATGCGACTGACTGTTTCCAGCTCGGCACGAATGAGCTTCGCCGGATCCCCTTCGAGCGGGGGAGCGTCTTCAGGTCGCCAATAGCAAGACTCCTGGATGGCCCAGGGTCTGACCGTGACGCCGAGTCGATGGCCGGCGGGGAGCTTGCGGATCCCCTTGATCGGGGTCATGGGCTCAGGGACGTGCTGGTAGTGGAAGTAGTGGTGGATCGCGGCCGGGTCGAGATCGAAGCTCGCCACACCGGTGCTCAGCAAGGCGCGAAGCTCGGACGCGAAGAAGATGCGTCCATCACGCTCGCAGAGGTAGAGCGGCTTCTCGCCCATCCGGTCCCGGGCGAGCAGGAGGGACTGCTTGCGCTCGTCCCAGAGGGCGAAGGCGAACATGCCGCGCAGATGATTCACGCATTGGTCTCCGTAGTCCTGGTAGAGATGCGGGATCACCTCGATGTCGCCTTGCGTTCGGAACACGTGGCCGCGAGCCGCGAGCTGCTCGCGCAGCTCGATGTAGTTGTAGATTTCCCCGTTCGCGATTACCGCGATGGACTTGTCCTCGTCGTAGAGGGGCTGCCATCCGGTGGTCGGGTCGATGATGCTGAGTCGCCGCATCGCGAGTGCGACGTGTCGCGACTGGAACTCACCGGAGCCATCGGGTCCGCGGTGGACGATTGCCTGGGTCATCCGACTCAGTTGATCGAGCTGGTCCGGATGAATCGGATCCCGGGAGACGATACCCGCGATGCCGCACATCACAGACCCCGCGAGGGTTCGGAACGCACCGGGGTGGCGGGGCGAGTC includes:
- a CDS encoding oligosaccharide flippase family protein translates to MTSLRRNAIANVLGRSVTAALWVVATPFVLDRLGAERFGIWALFFAFSGYLTTFNLGIGNTMIRFIAAERASEDRLAVRRTLGRGLWLAGALGVFWALAVVVARSGIAGAFRVPAPLVPETLQALLIFSLGVLLTFPIQVLAGSLQGFERLDLSNLCMVLGVAVHIVALYLGLTVGGGLREVALAGVLGQAVSGLLSALLVVVLVRRVRPGTGRPGPKWRELLHFGAALQMTNILSVLQLQVGKIMLGLLGTLAMVADYELAFRVASGVAGIPYLILAALIPTVSRVWKSDGPQAVTSLFTTSLRWLYTHTTITLGMLWLLAPDITRVWLGPKHDHVAVFIRLWAISYAADLAWSPATAVARGMGKPWIEVGSLIATVIMNAALGYWWVPLYGTSGAIAAMACSYSAGFVTYLAVSRRFGVTFGPWIRRELLPRAAVAWLAVALCTLALASGPLAVRFPSPGWAHGALTAALYLSVFALFFLPFGDTQRMSRAVWHLVAGLTPRGREVASS
- a CDS encoding O-antigen ligase family protein, giving the protein MSTRIEATPWMPDARSWLLLAAVVTVGLTFNWIFAAGLMVFVFAQMARPFHFLLAFLLVVTGASFISNSGGGLTFQLSLLMSVMVFAFVCYVLNFRDRVFSLCLSPLTVPVVAFIMLSLANAARGVLMGNHLRNLGLEFVAILGLGTSLIVANAFDAKRDLRFATIALIVIAQVASLWGFHSFAEAQTRTANAYTVALPGIVAMLLVNMALRSKNLATAFLWVLLSVPLFLHQLITFGRGLWTGCFAGLIVTFLVFGGRGLGARARWTRSMAVVGLIAGIGLIGAFQLVVVMGQRDLLQDAVTRLMSIGSTKEGIETRSNMIRLFEYATVIPIILSSPWVGQGLGFTFAVEEPFSRKYADQWGVHQNYLLVWLKQGAIGLALFIWMLWTATAMGAREARRRSDPWESTWFATIAAGTVFLAVFSLTNYPFAVVNEMFLLGLLWGAGMAMARTGSLSLRWSSSPVVRTADAPRATWSQKIFPRRPR
- a CDS encoding glycosyltransferase family 4 protein, producing the protein MSDLSSIATSRLPRVWILGPRVDHYRTAVFDGIRERGRADRRYDLSVLGTLQDGRAFGGQAREYFRSCPQTDFRVLGASLCRWPDAERLVEGERPDVVVLAANPRNTTTWTLPALCRRLGIPVVGWTKLHSYSSLAPVMPLIKPTYYRRFTRMICYGESGRRELVALGYPAERTTVAHNTIDTRMIFTDAERIRARSEAIRSERGLIGKRILLNIGRMNPDKRHRDLIEAWPSLKALDSSLVMVLVGDGPLATDLRAAAAAMDPERILVTGRVPEGEDYAWIAASDICVYPGAVGLAINQSLALGRPTVIADERGSDSEVLIGHGPGQTGWRFPRGDRARLVTAVRWILEHPGEVATVAERGRALVRDQWTLENMIDAIDGCIRETLAEFTAGSRGHPSAA
- a CDS encoding nucleotide sugar dehydrogenase, with amino-acid sequence MRIAVFGLGYVGAVSCGCLAELGHSVVGCDVSEAKVDLIRAGKPPIIEEGLEALLQKAIADRRLEATLDPDEAVRKSEVALVCVGTPSTPSGGVNSVYLETASRQIGEAIRKHRPETYAILSRSTSLPEIHRRLIEILERSSGRTMGNGLGYVCHPEFLREGVSVQDFYHPPKIVFGATDETSKEQCRKLYPGIEAPTFFLTVDEAAMVKYADNTFHALKVTFGNEMGMICRTLGVDSHRVMDVFCSDTKLNISAKYLKPGFAFGGSCLPKDLRGILDASRATATPLPMLAGALASNDVQIAALLKRIMGETRSKVGLVGLAFKEGTDDVRESPLVALVENLSGKGHAVKIFDRHLSVQGLVGANRSFAFSMIPHLEDLMAQDLDDVTSWADVLVVSHRLEPTTWSSAKFRAGQRIIDLVNIPELRKVEGYEGLYW
- the asnB gene encoding asparagine synthase (glutamine-hydrolyzing), with translation MCGIAGIVSRDPIHPDQLDQLSRMTQAIVHRGPDGSGEFQSRHVALAMRRLSIIDPTTGWQPLYDEDKSIAVIANGEIYNYIELREQLAARGHVFRTQGDIEVIPHLYQDYGDQCVNHLRGMFAFALWDERKQSLLLARDRMGEKPLYLCERDGRIFFASELRALLSTGVASFDLDPAAIHHYFHYQHVPEPMTPIKGIRKLPAGHRLGVTVRPWAIQESCYWRPEDAPPLEGDPAKLIRAELETVSRIVVRSDVPVGISLSGGLDSSAIAILASRQYPGTLHAFSAGYSGRPHSDERSDAKALADHLGMPFHEIEIPTEDIVRRFPDLIRWQDDPVADLSGFGYWSVSRAARDQGVPVLLQGQGGDELFWGYTWVADAVRQSLRKSRVPPSRFRDYLSLHWPRLSSRRGLLDWLLSLGGLKTSIAQYHRDRLSPPDRLVFYDITDLFRTGARYAARIYSTSFRESIRESSPFDLFTVPRPWSEIDIAITRLICRTYLLENGMARGDRLSMANSVELRLPLVDYRLVETVIGLRKTKTDVDLPPKSWFKAAIDDVVPDWVKNRRKRGFQPPVRAWHHALFAEYGRRLEDGALVQLGVLEPRAARELSQGRYPLDEVEPFSLTALMLELWCRGAHPHFD